The Erythrobacter sp. SDW2 region CGCGGCGCGAGGTGCTGGGCCTCACCGCAAAGGCCGGCTGAAAGGCAAAAAATTTTTGCCGCCCGGTTGTTGACTCTCCCTCGCCGCACACCCATCTGCGCCGCGTTGGCACTCTCATGGTGGGAGTGCCAAGCGCATTCCAACCTTTCAAACGAAGAGGTCACATCATGGCATTTCGTCCGCTGCACGACCGCGTCCTGGTCCGTCGCATCGAAGCCGAAGAAAAGACCGCCGGCGGGATCATCATTCCCGACAGCGCCAAGGAAAAGCCGAGCGAAGGCGAGATCGTTGCCATCGGCGACGGCGCCCGCGACGACGATGGCGAGCGTATCCCGCTCGACGTCAAGACCGGCGACCGCGTGCTGTTCGGCAAGTGGTCCGGCACCGAAGTGACGGTCGACGGCCAGGAGCTGCTGATCATGAAGGAAAGCGACATCATGGGCGTGATCAGCTGATCACGCACACCCCTGCGAAAGCAGGGGTCTCTAGCCGCTTTGTAAATCATTCGAAGGCCCCGCTGGGCCGAACCCGATCCCAGCTTGCGCTGGGATGACGAAACAGGAGAAACACCAATGGCTGCCAAGGACGTGAAATTCTCGCGCGACGCACGCGAACGCATCCTCAAGGGTGTCGACACCCTCGCCAATGCCGTCAAGGTCACGCTGGGCCCCAAGGGCCGCAATGTCGTGATCGACAAGAGCTTCGGCGCCCCCCGCATCACCAAGGACGGCGTCACCGTCGCCAAGGAAATCGAACTGAAAGACAAGTTCGAGAACATGGGCGCGCAGATGATCCGCGAAGTCGCCAGCAAGGCGAACGACGCGGCCGGTGACGGCACCACCACCGCCACCGTGCTGGCCCAGGCCATCGTCACCGAAGGCATGAAGTCGGTTGCCGCCGGCATGAACCCGATGGATCTCAAGCGCGGCATCGATCTTGCGGTGACCAAGGTCGTCGAAGACCTCAAGGGCCGTTCGAAGGACGTCTCGGGCTCCTCGGAAATCGCCCAGGTCGGCATC contains the following coding sequences:
- the groES gene encoding co-chaperone GroES, whose amino-acid sequence is MAFRPLHDRVLVRRIEAEEKTAGGIIIPDSAKEKPSEGEIVAIGDGARDDDGERIPLDVKTGDRVLFGKWSGTEVTVDGQELLIMKESDIMGVIS